Below is a window of Bradyrhizobium sp. SZCCHNS1050 DNA.
GTCCTTGGAGAGCTCAGAATACGGCCCTTCCGTCAGCACCTGCCCGCGCGTCAGCACGGTGATGGTGTCGGAGAGGTTGGCGACGACGCTGAGATTATGCTCGACCATCAGGATCGTGTATTTGGCGGAGATGCGCTTGATCAGCGCGGCGATCTTGTCGATGTCCTCATGGCCCATGCCGGCCATCGGCTCGTCCAGCAGCATCATCTCCGGATCGAGCGCCAGCGTGGTCGCGATCTCCAGCGCACGCTTGCGCCCATAGGGCATTTCGACTGCCGGAATATTGGCGAACTCGCTGAGACCGACGTCGTCGAGCAGCTCGAGCGCCCGGCTGTTGAAGCGGTTCAGAACGCTCTTGGAGCGCCAGAAATCGAACGACGAGCCATGCTGGCGCTGCAGGGCGACGCGGACGTTCTCCAGCGCCGTCATATGCGGAAACACCGCCGAGATCTGGAACGAGCGGACTAGGCCAAGACGCGCCACGTCGGCCGGCGCCGTCGCCGTAATGTCCTGACCCTTATAGAGAATCTTGCCGGCCGACGGCGTCAGGAACTTCGTCAGCAGGTTGAAGCACGTGGTCTTGCCGGCCCCGTTCGGGCCGATCAGCGCGTGAATGGTGCCCCGGCGGATCTTGAGCGAAACATCGCGAACGGCAAAAAATCCCGCGAATTCCTTCGTCAATCCGTGGGTCTCGAGAATGAACTCGTCAGCCAAAGATTCCCCCCAAGCCGGCGCCGTCAGCGCCTGGCCCTCGC
It encodes the following:
- a CDS encoding ABC transporter ATP-binding protein, which codes for MADEFILETHGLTKEFAGFFAVRDVSLKIRRGTIHALIGPNGAGKTTCFNLLTKFLTPSAGKILYKGQDITATAPADVARLGLVRSFQISAVFPHMTALENVRVALQRQHGSSFDFWRSKSVLNRFNSRALELLDDVGLSEFANIPAVEMPYGRKRALEIATTLALDPEMMLLDEPMAGMGHEDIDKIAALIKRISAKYTILMVEHNLSVVANLSDTITVLTRGQVLTEGPYSELSKDERVKEAYLGAGHA